A single window of Candidatus Methylomirabilota bacterium DNA harbors:
- a CDS encoding helix-turn-helix domain-containing protein, which yields MTPKDVMTIKEVCVYLDIDEAALTLLASQRRIPCLEMNGTWVFSKKSIDKWRSQSQQSRA from the coding sequence GTGACACCCAAGGACGTCATGACCATCAAAGAGGTCTGCGTGTACCTCGACATCGACGAGGCGGCGCTGACCCTCCTGGCTAGCCAGCGCCGGATCCCGTGCCTGGAAATGAACGGCACCTGGGTCTTCTCGAAGAAATCCATCGACAAGTGGCGGAGCCAGTCCCAGCAGTCCCGCGCTTGA
- a CDS encoding DUF455 family protein: MMERPIAYDRLAREDRFVRARAREVGALRLAQGLPPMADLASRDSIRERLHGILVGELQAMEGAGRTVCDFPDAPWEFTMDMARQVWDESRHVEIYLGLLEHLGGYVGEFPESTILWRCAGAEDAAARVAGVNRGLEGLACDVFTQLVHVARKIGDPIVERAVDYVLADEITHVRMGSKWLNELTRDDPERRRRAVEFQESIDERFNLGGLRRDGHHDDVAISIARDARLLAGFTAEEIDRLVRSTQRSPVY; the protein is encoded by the coding sequence ATGATGGAGCGGCCGATCGCGTACGACAGGCTGGCCCGCGAGGACCGTTTCGTGCGCGCGCGGGCCCGCGAGGTGGGCGCGCTCAGGCTCGCCCAGGGCCTGCCCCCGATGGCCGATCTGGCCAGCCGAGACTCCATTCGAGAGCGTCTCCACGGAATCCTGGTCGGCGAGCTACAGGCCATGGAAGGTGCCGGCCGCACGGTGTGCGATTTTCCCGATGCGCCGTGGGAGTTCACCATGGACATGGCGCGTCAGGTCTGGGATGAGTCCCGCCACGTGGAGATCTACCTGGGCCTGCTCGAGCACCTGGGCGGGTACGTCGGGGAGTTCCCCGAGTCGACGATCCTCTGGCGGTGCGCCGGCGCCGAGGACGCCGCCGCCCGGGTGGCCGGGGTGAACCGGGGGCTGGAGGGGCTGGCCTGCGACGTCTTCACCCAACTGGTACACGTCGCACGCAAGATCGGCGACCCCATCGTCGAGCGGGCCGTGGACTACGTCCTGGCCGATGAGATCACCCACGTGCGCATGGGCTCCAAGTGGCTCAACGAGCTCACCAGGGACGATCCCGAGCGCCGCCGCCGGGCCGTGGAGTTCCAGGAGTCCATCGACGAGCGCTTCAACCTGGGCGGCCTGCGCCGGGACGGGCACCACGACGACGTCGCGATCTCCATCGCCAGGGACGCGCGCCTCCTGGCCGGCTTCACCGCCGAAGAAATCGACCGCCTCGTCCGTAGCACCCAGCGCTCGCCCGTCTACTGA